One Phaseolus vulgaris cultivar G19833 chromosome 4, P. vulgaris v2.0, whole genome shotgun sequence DNA window includes the following coding sequences:
- the LOC137837556 gene encoding uncharacterized protein, giving the protein MKKNRDRMLGKGKLAELRALARAHGLASGSQTVPNSVVEIAAAQGRSPPKGPTPSEAQPAQQRKKLFLRKPKRKTPQVVQEDDEEDDEATEDGLITKRKRVAPSSPPSTPAPPPTLLPAPAPTSPVQAVPLASAPPVVEAAEPNFMENSPSASTPYVSAGGGPPSNASTADAAPGGDEGAHNSPIIITESPTLPPRQEAPIQQPTQEGGGENQQQAPLVPPRANLSLEVKRVWEPFSAKLKMMAEDFPSIISKAVESSNKKLQDDISVLQEENRLIRIEAEKLSCNLMLAELEHS; this is encoded by the coding sequence atcgtatgttgggcaagggaaaactggctgaactgagggcgctcgcccgagcccatgggttggcgtcgggttcccagaccgtgccaaattcagtggtggagatcgctgctgcccagggcagatcgccccctaaaggcccaactccttcagaggcccagcccgcccaaCAGCGCAAAAAGCTCTtcctcaggaagccaaagaggaaaacccctcaggtggtccaagaggatgacgaagaagatgatgaggcgactgaagatggccttatcaccaagaggaagagggtggcgccttcttcaccaccttcCACACCAGCTCCACCTCCCACACTGCTTCCTGCTCCAGCTcccacctcgccagtccaagcagttcctctGGCATCTGCacctcctgtggttgaggccgccgagcccaacttcatggagaactccccgagcgcctccacgccctatgtatcagctggagggggccctccttcaaacgcctcaaccgcagatgctgcaccaggcggggatgaaggtgctcacaactcgcctatcatcatcaccgaatccccgacgttgccaccacgccaagaagcacccattcaacaaccaactcaagaaggtggcggtgagaaccaacaacaagctcCCCTGGTGCCCCCACGAGCAAACCTCTCACTTGAGGTaaaaagggtgtgggaacccttctcagcaaaactcaagatgatggcggaggacttcccctccatcatttccaaagctgtggagagttccaacaagaagctccaggatgacatctccgtgctccaagaggagaatcgcctaatcaggatcgaggcggagaagttatcctgcaatctcatGCTCGCGGAGCTCGAGCACTCCTga